A region of [Bacteroides] pectinophilus DNA encodes the following proteins:
- a CDS encoding helix-turn-helix transcriptional regulator: MPILKTRLHELRKERNMQQAELAKLVGVRRETIGNLENGRYNPSLKLAMDIAKVFDTTVEDIFTFEDDDE; this comes from the coding sequence ATGCCAATACTAAAAACCCGACTTCATGAACTTCGCAAAGAACGCAATATGCAGCAAGCCGAACTCGCCAAACTTGTAGGCGTCCGGCGTGAAACTATTGGTAATCTCGAAAATGGCAGATACAATCCTTCCTTAAAACTTGCTATGGATATTGCCAAAGTCTTTGATACTACAGTAGAAGACATCTTTACTTTTGAAGACGATGATGAATAA